GCTCATGAAATTTTCGGAGCAATGGATATGAGAACAGATAAAATGCTGGCTTTGGCTCTACATCAAGGAAATGAAACCTTAATTTTAGGAGCTTGGGGATGTGGCGTTTTTAAGAATAATCCGAAAGAAATTGCAGAGTTATTTAAAAAGTGTCTTCAAGGAAAGTATAAAAATAAATTTAAGAGAGTGGTTTTTGCAATTCTCTCGAAAAAGGAGGAAATGATACAACCGTTTGAAGAAATAAAATGAAAACAGATAAACTCTCACATGCTTCGAAATCACTTACAGGAATTTCCATAGGTGACGCTTTTGGTGAAAGTTTTTTCGGAGAAGAAAGCGTAATGAAGACTTATATCCATCAAAGAATTTTGCCTGAAACATCTCTTGATTTTACGGATGATACTATTATGTCAATTGCAATTTTTAAGTCTTTAGAAAAATATGGAGAAATTAATCAGAATTTTCTAGCAGAAGAGTTTACAAAAAATTATTACTTAGATATAAACAGAGGATATGGACCTTCGATGCATCAATATTTCAGAGCTGTAAAAAGTGGAGAAAACTGGAAGAAAGTTTCTTATTCTAAATTTGAAGGACAAGGTTCGATGGGAAATGGTGGAGCAATGAGAGCTTCGGTAATAGGAGCTTATTTTTACGATGATTTGAAATTATTAAAAATAAATGCGGAGCTTTCATGCGAAGTCACTCATGCAAACAAAGAAGCTATAGAAGGCACAAAAACAATTGCTTTGGCTGCTGCTTTTGCAGTTCAGGAAAAATTAGGAATCTCAATATTCACTCCAGAAAATTTCATTCAAAAAATTCAAAATGAATTGGAAGATTCTGATATGAAAAGCAAATTGAATAAAGTTCTTCACTTGAATGGAAATCCAAGCGTTGAATTATTGGTAAAAACTCTAGGAAACGGAATAAAAATGACCGCTCAAGATACAGTTCCGCTTGTTGTTTGGATGCTTTCAAGATATCGACATAATTTTGAAGAATGTCTTTGGAAGACCGTTTCAGCATTGGGCGACAGAGATACAACCTGTGCCATGGTTGGAGGAGTAAGTATTTTATGTTGTGATGAAAATACGATTCCGGATTGGACAAAAAACATAGAAAACTGGCCAAAAAGCAAATATTATGAAAATTGAATTAACAAAAGGCGACATCACCAAAATAAAAGCAGACGCTATCGTCAACGCTGCTAATTCATCCTTGCTTGGAGGAGGCGGAGTTGATGGAGCAATTCATCGTGCAGGCGGACCTCAAATTTTAGAAGAATGTAAAGAGATAAGAAATAGGCAAGGAAAATGTAAAACAGGAGAAGCTGTGGAGACAACAGCTGGAAATCTTTCTGCAAAATATGTCATTCACACAGTGGGGCCGATTTGGAATAATGATGAAGAGAAATGTTCGAAACTATTGGCAAACTGTTATAAAAATTCATTGAAATTAGCTGAAAGCCTTGATGTAAAAACGATTGTTTTTCCCAATATCAGCACAGGAGTTTATAGGTTTCCAAAAGAATTGGCTGCAAAAATTGCTATTGAAGAAATTAGAAATTTTGAATCAAAGATTGTTGAGAAAGTTATTTTTGTATGCTTTGATGAAGAAAATGAAGAGATTTATAAAAAATTATTAGACAGTAATTAAATGTTCTGATTCAGAATTGTCTCGCAGATTAATTTGATTTAGTGTAATGTTAATATAAAAAATCTGCATAATTTGCTAAATCTGCGAGAGATTTAAATTAAGA
The sequence above is a segment of the Chryseobacterium turcicum genome. Coding sequences within it:
- a CDS encoding ADP-ribosylglycohydrolase family protein, with protein sequence MKTDKLSHASKSLTGISIGDAFGESFFGEESVMKTYIHQRILPETSLDFTDDTIMSIAIFKSLEKYGEINQNFLAEEFTKNYYLDINRGYGPSMHQYFRAVKSGENWKKVSYSKFEGQGSMGNGGAMRASVIGAYFYDDLKLLKINAELSCEVTHANKEAIEGTKTIALAAAFAVQEKLGISIFTPENFIQKIQNELEDSDMKSKLNKVLHLNGNPSVELLVKTLGNGIKMTAQDTVPLVVWMLSRYRHNFEECLWKTVSALGDRDTTCAMVGGVSILCCDENTIPDWTKNIENWPKSKYYEN
- a CDS encoding O-acetyl-ADP-ribose deacetylase; translated protein: MKIELTKGDITKIKADAIVNAANSSLLGGGGVDGAIHRAGGPQILEECKEIRNRQGKCKTGEAVETTAGNLSAKYVIHTVGPIWNNDEEKCSKLLANCYKNSLKLAESLDVKTIVFPNISTGVYRFPKELAAKIAIEEIRNFESKIVEKVIFVCFDEENEEIYKKLLDSN